The following are encoded together in the Arcticibacterium luteifluviistationis genome:
- a CDS encoding lamin tail domain-containing protein translates to MRIYNSINYLKSIAFLLFFISLQKAGFAQANYRVLITEIFADPTPSHGLPEKEYIELYNNSNSLIDLKSYVLYYNTSEVSFPNVEIEAGEYLIVCRENNVSFLEPYGKVLGLSKFSLLNGGTKLRLENPSGQLVHEVVYSDDWYATGRDQGYSLEMIDLSAPCRDAENWTSSASEQGGTPGMANASAESLIDLEGPVFISYNDLGDNSYEFIFSEKLNEDVETLDVGAQELDIQEVLFSTVNNNTINIKLGSALAERGLFDITFNGIADCSGNLSPAIIVSIGNIPSPEVGSLFLSEILFNPKSGGEDFVEIYNNSDKNFNLKGLGLTKGDDEIIVLSTANLIIEAKSFLCFTKDKEILVEFYPKAALYNIIEVNKLPSYNNDEGVVVLVSAEGLELDRFEYNEDLHHPSLDDVDGISLERRSFESGFNDWESVSSSENYATPGYKKWNNLENSVFQIIVLPEVFSPNDDGFDDEVLINFQIHETGILDASIYDINGKHVTALLKGQYTTNDVELAWDGYNVSNEPMPVGYYIVYAELRTATKIYRKKHKMVLGLR, encoded by the coding sequence ATGCGAATTTATAATTCTATCAATTATCTGAAATCAATTGCCTTTTTGTTATTCTTTATTTCTTTACAGAAGGCTGGTTTTGCTCAGGCTAATTATAGAGTTTTAATTACCGAGATTTTTGCAGATCCTACACCTAGCCATGGTTTGCCAGAGAAAGAATACATAGAGTTATATAATAATTCAAATAGCCTAATAGATCTCAAATCCTACGTCTTATACTACAATACCTCTGAAGTTTCCTTCCCAAATGTAGAAATAGAGGCTGGGGAGTACCTAATAGTTTGCCGAGAGAATAATGTTTCATTTTTAGAGCCTTACGGGAAAGTACTTGGACTTAGTAAGTTTTCCCTTTTAAATGGTGGAACAAAGTTAAGACTGGAAAACCCTAGCGGTCAATTAGTGCACGAGGTAGTTTATTCTGATGATTGGTATGCTACAGGAAGAGACCAAGGTTATTCCTTAGAAATGATTGATTTAAGTGCACCATGTCGAGATGCGGAAAATTGGACCTCTTCAGCTTCTGAGCAAGGAGGAACGCCAGGGATGGCAAATGCTTCGGCTGAGAGCCTAATTGATTTGGAGGGTCCTGTTTTTATCTCCTATAATGATTTGGGTGACAATTCGTATGAATTTATTTTTTCTGAGAAGCTCAACGAGGATGTAGAAACGCTAGATGTTGGTGCACAGGAGCTTGACATTCAAGAAGTTCTGTTTTCTACAGTAAATAATAATACCATAAATATTAAGCTTGGCAGTGCTTTGGCGGAGCGTGGTCTTTTTGACATTACCTTTAATGGCATTGCAGATTGTTCAGGAAACTTGTCTCCAGCTATAATAGTTTCTATCGGGAATATTCCAAGCCCAGAAGTAGGAAGCTTATTTCTGTCTGAAATACTCTTTAATCCAAAGTCGGGGGGAGAAGATTTTGTTGAGATTTATAACAACTCAGATAAAAATTTTAACCTAAAAGGACTTGGTTTAACTAAGGGTGATGATGAAATAATAGTGCTAAGCACGGCTAATTTAATCATAGAAGCCAAGAGTTTTCTATGCTTTACAAAGGACAAAGAAATACTAGTAGAATTTTATCCCAAAGCGGCACTTTATAACATAATTGAAGTAAATAAATTGCCTTCATATAATAATGATGAAGGTGTAGTGGTACTTGTCTCAGCAGAGGGTTTAGAGCTTGATAGATTTGAATATAATGAAGACTTGCATCACCCCTCGCTTGATGATGTTGATGGTATTTCTTTGGAACGAAGAAGCTTTGAAAGTGGATTTAATGACTGGGAGTCTGTTTCTTCCTCCGAAAACTACGCCACACCAGGATATAAGAAATGGAATAATTTAGAAAATAGCGTTTTCCAAATTATTGTGTTGCCTGAGGTTTTTTCTCCCAATGATGACGGATTTGACGATGAGGTGCTGATTAACTTTCAAATTCATGAAACTGGCATTTTGGATGCTAGTATATATGACATTAACGGTAAGCATGTTACGGCCTTATTAAAAGGCCAATATACCACAAACGATGTCGAATTAGCTTGGGATGGCTATAATGTCTCCAATGAACCCATGCCTGTGGGTTACTATATTGTCTATGCAGAACTACGAACTGCGACTAAGATTTATAGGAAAAAGCACAAAATGGTCTTGGGTTTGAGGTGA
- a CDS encoding SusC/RagA family TonB-linked outer membrane protein codes for MKVKLYSRCLLLVMLGLSLSFSDAIAQSRSVSGKVIGTDDGLGVPGSSVVIKGTTTGVTTDMDGNYSIQTRGANDVLVFSFVGYSTQEITVGSQSVINVSLAPDAAALDEIIVTGYSVTNKKESTAAVSIVKAKDLRVVPSGNVEQQLAGRVAGVTVITNGQPGTNSTIRVRGFGAFGGNEPLIIVDGVPTGSSNFLSPDDIETTTVLKDAAAASIYGARAANGVIVYTTKRGAKGKRALEISYDGLYGVTDPNVNGAPEMLTPQEQADWTHIAYENNAAANGTAVQYTHPQYGSSAQATLPDYLHANGANGVRGSVDLAAIQAAYDADPENTFLIKPNLEGTNWYDAITRVAQIQRHSLGFNGGTENGRYYIGLNLQDQKGIIVNNSFQRYGMRVNSEFDLGKRFRFGENMQFTYTSIKGQAGGSNGQGSADDESQLLAAYRMPTVIPVYDEFGSFASTKAAGFNNPRNPLRSLTNDVENDQTFGFGAFGNVYLEFDPIKNLTLRSSLGGSISNNYYYGYGYRYLGDSEPQASNSFNEGAGFNMQWVLTNTANYKIDLGQSKINLLVGQEALNDGQGRYISGSGINPFTMDVDYVNLTLVQSPVVNSGLYSGVNFSSYFGKVDYNLMDKYFVTGVLRRDGASRFGANNRYGVFPAFSAGWRVSDEEFMKDLSFITDLKVRAGWGLMGNSNNVSPNNQYSLYAQGTGTSLYPIGGQSSGADPGYYKSRIGNPDAKWETSETANIGFDATFANGKFEAVLDIWQKTTRDLLYTVPLPAVVGPNSSAPSVNVGEMVNKGIDIQLINRGNLTSAIKYNLTVNGSFLKNEIVELAPGVPYFDGAAYRGIQATRNQPGQSISSFFGYKMIGYFNTQGEVDAHPAQEGAAVGRFKYEDVNGDGVITPDDRTFIGSPVPDFTGGINFGIEFGNWDVNTYFNTFIGNEIWNQSKWFTDFHGTFEGSGKGVRAKESWTPELGDNALAPIWESATNLSTSGVGNSWYVEDGSYFRMQNLSVGYSLDQRIAEKLGLSRGRISISGNNLFTLSGYSGLDPGVGGDADSNFGIDVGNFPVTRSFNVALNLGF; via the coding sequence ATGAAGGTAAAACTTTACTCGAGATGCTTACTTTTGGTTATGCTTGGTCTTTCGCTGTCTTTCAGTGATGCCATAGCACAAAGCCGAAGTGTAAGTGGTAAGGTCATCGGAACGGATGACGGGCTTGGAGTTCCTGGTTCTTCTGTAGTTATCAAGGGTACTACCACTGGTGTAACTACTGATATGGACGGGAATTATTCTATTCAGACTAGAGGTGCTAACGATGTGTTGGTTTTCAGCTTTGTTGGATATTCTACTCAGGAAATCACAGTTGGAAGTCAGTCTGTTATTAATGTATCGCTTGCACCAGATGCAGCTGCATTAGATGAAATTATTGTTACGGGATATTCTGTAACCAATAAAAAAGAGTCTACTGCTGCGGTTTCTATTGTAAAAGCGAAAGATTTGAGAGTAGTGCCATCAGGAAACGTTGAGCAGCAGTTAGCTGGTCGTGTTGCTGGTGTAACTGTAATTACAAACGGTCAGCCAGGTACGAATTCAACTATTCGTGTTCGTGGTTTTGGAGCGTTTGGAGGTAATGAGCCTTTAATTATTGTTGATGGAGTACCAACAGGTTCTTCAAACTTCTTATCACCAGATGATATTGAAACTACTACAGTATTGAAAGATGCTGCTGCAGCTTCTATATATGGTGCTCGTGCAGCTAACGGTGTAATTGTTTACACTACTAAGAGAGGTGCTAAAGGCAAAAGAGCTTTAGAGATTTCTTATGACGGATTATATGGTGTAACGGATCCTAATGTAAATGGTGCTCCAGAAATGTTAACTCCTCAGGAGCAAGCAGATTGGACACACATTGCTTATGAAAACAATGCTGCTGCCAACGGTACAGCAGTACAATATACACACCCTCAGTATGGTTCTTCAGCTCAGGCTACTTTACCAGACTATCTTCATGCTAATGGAGCTAATGGTGTAAGAGGTTCTGTAGATTTAGCTGCTATTCAGGCTGCTTATGATGCTGACCCTGAAAACACATTCTTAATTAAGCCAAATTTAGAAGGTACTAACTGGTATGACGCTATTACAAGAGTTGCTCAGATTCAGAGACATAGCTTAGGCTTTAATGGTGGAACTGAAAATGGCCGTTACTACATTGGTTTGAATCTTCAAGACCAAAAAGGAATTATTGTCAATAATAGTTTCCAACGTTACGGAATGCGTGTTAACTCTGAGTTTGACTTAGGAAAAAGATTCAGATTTGGTGAAAATATGCAATTCACTTACACAAGTATTAAAGGACAAGCTGGTGGAAGTAATGGTCAAGGGTCTGCAGATGATGAGTCTCAGCTGTTAGCTGCTTATCGTATGCCTACTGTAATTCCTGTTTATGATGAGTTTGGAAGTTTTGCTTCTACTAAGGCTGCGGGTTTTAATAATCCAAGAAACCCACTTAGAAGTTTAACTAATGATGTTGAAAATGATCAAACTTTTGGCTTTGGTGCTTTTGGTAATGTTTATTTAGAGTTTGACCCTATTAAGAACTTAACGTTACGTTCTTCTTTAGGTGGTTCTATTAGCAATAACTATTACTATGGTTATGGTTACAGATACTTAGGAGATTCTGAGCCTCAAGCTTCGAATTCATTTAACGAAGGTGCAGGATTTAACATGCAATGGGTATTAACTAATACTGCTAATTACAAAATTGACCTTGGTCAGAGTAAAATTAACTTACTGGTAGGTCAAGAAGCCTTGAATGATGGTCAGGGAAGATACATTAGTGGTTCAGGTATTAACCCTTTTACTATGGATGTAGATTACGTAAACCTTACGTTAGTGCAAAGTCCAGTAGTTAACTCTGGTCTTTACAGTGGTGTTAATTTCTCTTCTTACTTCGGTAAGGTTGATTATAACCTAATGGATAAGTATTTCGTTACTGGTGTACTTCGTCGTGATGGTGCTTCTAGATTTGGTGCTAATAACAGATACGGGGTGTTCCCTGCATTCTCTGCTGGTTGGAGAGTTTCTGACGAAGAGTTTATGAAAGACTTATCTTTCATAACGGATTTAAAAGTTCGTGCAGGTTGGGGTTTAATGGGTAACTCAAATAACGTTAGTCCAAATAATCAATATTCTCTTTATGCTCAAGGAACTGGAACTTCTTTATATCCAATAGGTGGTCAAAGCTCAGGTGCTGACCCAGGATACTACAAGTCAAGAATTGGTAACCCAGATGCAAAATGGGAAACATCAGAAACTGCAAATATTGGTTTCGATGCAACATTTGCTAATGGTAAATTCGAGGCTGTTTTAGACATTTGGCAAAAAACTACGCGTGATTTACTTTATACTGTGCCTCTTCCTGCTGTAGTAGGACCTAATTCTTCTGCTCCTTCTGTAAATGTTGGAGAAATGGTTAACAAAGGGATTGATATCCAGTTAATTAATAGAGGTAACCTTACTAGTGCTATTAAGTATAACTTAACAGTTAACGGTTCATTTTTAAAGAATGAAATTGTAGAATTAGCTCCTGGTGTTCCTTATTTTGATGGTGCTGCTTATCGTGGAATTCAAGCAACTAGAAATCAGCCAGGTCAAAGTATTTCTTCTTTCTTTGGTTACAAAATGATTGGATACTTCAATACTCAAGGAGAAGTTGATGCTCATCCTGCTCAAGAAGGTGCTGCTGTTGGTAGATTTAAGTATGAAGATGTTAATGGTGATGGTGTAATTACGCCAGATGATAGAACATTCATTGGTTCTCCTGTTCCAGACTTTACTGGTGGTATTAACTTCGGTATTGAATTTGGAAACTGGGATGTGAATACTTATTTCAATACGTTTATTGGAAACGAAATTTGGAACCAGTCTAAGTGGTTTACAGACTTCCATGGTACATTTGAAGGCTCTGGTAAAGGTGTTAGAGCTAAAGAATCTTGGACTCCAGAATTGGGAGATAATGCATTAGCTCCTATCTGGGAATCAGCTACTAATCTTAGTACTTCTGGTGTTGGAAACTCTTGGTATGTAGAAGATGGTTCTTATTTCAGAATGCAAAACTTATCTGTTGGATATTCTCTAGACCAAAGAATTGCTGAGAAATTAGGTTTAAGCAGAGGTCGTATCTCGATTTCTGGTAATAACTTGTTTACGCTTAGTGGTTACTCAGGATTAGATCCAGGAGTAGGTGGAGATGCTGATTCTAACTTTGGAATCGACGTTGGTAACTTCCCAGTTACAAGAAGTTTTAACGTAGCGTTAAATCTTGGATTTTAA
- a CDS encoding RagB/SusD family nutrient uptake outer membrane protein, producing the protein MMNINNIKKGVLTTLAVTMLTFSCKDSFLEVLPTGSLGEAQLYSQAGVEGTLIGAYSMLNGKGFGRSAGPNNWMGSILGGESNKGTDAGDYSQMNPIQRYEVNSNSGEIGGLWGSKFEGIARANSTIRLATASTQITDAVRTRIIAEARVLRGHYYFDLKRMFNSAPYFDETVPEAELIDVPNTTELLGPIEADFKFGMDNLPETQGDAGRVNKWAAAAYLGKAYIYDGKYAEAKAVFDQVIANGQTTNGKKYGLVPNFAEIFNAENDNHEEAIWAVQSSNNTGSVNNANWFDDLNYPYNTGSDGPGNCCGFNQPTFTMVNMFRTKDGLPLLDGSYNASSNVVTNDFKVDASAAFTEDAGPVDPRLDHTVGRRGVPYLDWQEHPGKAWIRDQTYAGPYSPKKFVYYRSQENTFTDGSSWTRGYATMNVPIIRFADVLLLAAEAEIQAGSLDKGMEYINMVRARAANTAGWVMEYDGSGPAANYEISLYDSFASKDDAMKALKFERLLELAQEGHRYSDLVRWGDAATFINNVYLAYDSQFLITKFGGAKFTAGKNEFLPIPQSQLDIQPALTQNPGY; encoded by the coding sequence ATGATGAATATAAATAATATAAAGAAAGGTGTCTTAACAACATTGGCTGTTACGATGCTTACATTTTCTTGCAAGGATTCCTTTCTGGAAGTTCTTCCAACGGGCTCTCTAGGTGAAGCTCAACTATACAGCCAAGCTGGTGTTGAAGGAACTTTGATTGGAGCTTATTCTATGCTTAATGGTAAAGGATTTGGCCGTTCAGCTGGTCCAAATAACTGGATGGGTTCAATATTAGGTGGTGAATCTAATAAAGGAACAGATGCGGGTGATTATTCGCAAATGAATCCTATTCAGCGATATGAAGTAAACTCTAATAGTGGTGAGATTGGTGGCTTATGGGGTAGTAAATTTGAAGGAATCGCAAGAGCTAACTCTACTATTAGATTAGCAACTGCTTCTACTCAAATTACTGATGCCGTACGTACTAGAATTATAGCGGAAGCTAGAGTTTTAAGAGGTCACTATTATTTTGATCTAAAGAGAATGTTTAATTCAGCACCATATTTTGACGAAACTGTTCCAGAAGCGGAATTGATTGATGTTCCTAATACTACGGAACTTTTAGGGCCAATTGAAGCTGATTTCAAGTTTGGGATGGATAACCTTCCTGAAACTCAAGGAGATGCGGGTCGTGTAAATAAATGGGCTGCTGCAGCTTATTTAGGTAAGGCTTATATCTATGATGGTAAGTATGCTGAAGCAAAAGCAGTATTTGATCAAGTAATTGCTAATGGTCAAACGACTAATGGTAAGAAATATGGTTTAGTACCAAATTTTGCTGAAATTTTCAATGCTGAAAATGATAACCACGAAGAGGCTATTTGGGCTGTTCAATCTTCAAATAATACTGGTAGTGTAAATAATGCTAACTGGTTTGATGATTTGAATTATCCTTACAATACTGGTTCAGATGGTCCAGGTAACTGCTGTGGTTTTAATCAACCTACGTTTACAATGGTAAATATGTTTAGAACTAAGGATGGTCTTCCTTTATTGGATGGTTCATACAACGCAAGTTCTAATGTAGTAACGAACGACTTTAAAGTTGACGCCAGTGCTGCTTTTACGGAAGATGCAGGTCCTGTAGACCCTCGTCTTGATCATACTGTAGGAAGAAGAGGAGTTCCTTATTTAGATTGGCAAGAGCATCCAGGTAAAGCTTGGATTCGTGACCAAACTTATGCAGGTCCATATTCTCCTAAGAAGTTTGTTTATTACAGATCTCAAGAGAATACATTCACAGACGGTAGTTCTTGGACACGTGGTTATGCCACTATGAACGTTCCAATTATTCGTTTTGCAGATGTATTATTACTTGCTGCTGAAGCCGAAATTCAAGCTGGTAGTTTGGATAAAGGAATGGAGTACATTAATATGGTTAGAGCTCGTGCTGCTAATACTGCTGGATGGGTAATGGAATATGATGGAAGTGGCCCTGCTGCTAACTATGAAATTTCACTATATGATTCATTTGCAAGCAAAGATGATGCAATGAAAGCTCTTAAATTTGAGAGATTATTAGAATTGGCTCAAGAAGGACACCGTTATTCTGACTTAGTTAGATGGGGTGATGCAGCTACATTCATAAATAATGTGTACTTAGCTTATGACAGTCAATTCTTAATCACCAAATTTGGTGGTGCTAAGTTTACTGCCGGAAAAAATGAGTTTTTACCGATTCCTCAATCTCAACTTGATATTCAACCAGCGTTAACTCAGAACCCTGGCTATTAA
- a CDS encoding VCBS repeat-containing protein, with protein sequence MKFRFILLLLCGLSLASCDRTESRFELLESTITGVDFNNKIIENDSINILTYDYTYNGGGVALEDFNNDGLKDIFFSANMTGNKLYVNKGDMKFEDVSNTLGDQSETKWCTAAVAVDINNDGWLDIYVPASSTTNSLPEIRENMLYVNTGASGSFGFKEMAKEYGVNSTAFTEGAAFLDYDNDGDLDLYVLNNVIDHTPNYYRQKVVDGTYPNNDQLLKNEWNEALGHPVFVDVSKDAGIVIEGFGLGVNITDINKDGFKDIYVTNDYAADDILYINNGNGTFTDKAKDYFKHTSNSAMGNDIADINNDGLADVLALDMMPEDNYRKKMFVSATNPDRFRASDQFDYTYQYMRNTLQLNSGKDRDFQEIGLFSGIAETDWSWTPSLADFDNDGLRDLLVTNGFPKDVTDKDFVAYRAESSQLASKDFLLSQIPEVRISNYAYKNTDGLRFKDVTDSWGLKIPSFSSGAAYADLDNDGDLDYVVNNTNDIAFVYKNRTRELDPESSNFVNITFKGNDKNPKGVGAMLIGTIDNEDDYFFELNPYRGYKSTIAAECNIGLGTRSEIKKLRVIWPNGKSQVLDNVKANQFLELNIKEATENFEWKSEVKPTILNEVTGFDYTHHEFPFLDFNIQNSMPFSLAQMGPGMAVGDVNGDGLEDVFVGGAKFKKGVFLIQTKDGSFNTQDLLPAIDTTQKRSEDTGVLLFDADGDGDKDLYIVSGGNEDFPNANSFQDRFYENRDGLFIELPSALPQFTISGACARAADYDNDGDLDLFVSGRNSPMQYPKATSSFILRNDSKKGKPKFTNVTNDDAPGLIDIGMICDALWTDYDNDGDEDLMVAGDFMAISFFNNDNGKLKKVEKTGIEDYSGIWNSITAGDFDQDGDIDYVVGNVGENALFKGTKEKPAMLLSGDFDNNDRYDVLPFLYFPDGNGGEVLAPYNGKGDISNQYNPFRNRFTTYKEYSKATIDNLLTKEEMAVAIKHYLNHNATSYIENLGDGKFSLKKMPVEVQFAPAYGLLTDDFNEDGLLDVMVIGNNFGNELLVGKLDASNGLLLLGDGFGNFSVAKNSGLNIPGDARGLVKIIDGKNQELVLASQNKSKAKMYLTPKTGKLYKLKDTDRRVSYEFNGKKVSFEVYFGSSFLSQSSRNVLIPENATNVKIE encoded by the coding sequence ATGAAATTTCGATTTATCCTTCTTTTGTTATGTGGTCTTTCATTGGCATCATGCGATAGAACGGAATCTCGATTTGAGCTGCTTGAAAGTACTATTACTGGCGTAGATTTCAATAATAAAATTATTGAAAACGATTCAATAAATATTCTGACCTATGACTACACTTATAATGGTGGAGGCGTAGCTCTTGAGGATTTTAATAACGATGGTCTAAAAGATATCTTTTTCAGTGCTAATATGACAGGGAATAAGCTCTATGTCAATAAAGGTGATATGAAGTTTGAAGATGTTAGCAATACACTTGGAGACCAATCTGAAACAAAATGGTGTACCGCTGCAGTAGCTGTAGATATAAACAATGATGGTTGGTTGGATATTTATGTTCCAGCCAGTTCTACCACTAATAGTCTTCCAGAAATAAGAGAGAATATGCTTTACGTTAATACTGGAGCTTCTGGGAGTTTTGGTTTTAAAGAGATGGCTAAGGAGTATGGTGTAAATAGTACTGCTTTTACGGAAGGGGCAGCTTTCTTAGATTATGATAATGATGGTGATTTAGATTTGTATGTTCTAAATAATGTGATAGACCATACACCTAATTACTATAGGCAAAAGGTGGTTGACGGGACTTACCCAAACAATGACCAATTATTAAAAAATGAATGGAATGAAGCATTAGGACATCCCGTATTTGTAGATGTCAGTAAGGACGCTGGAATTGTAATAGAAGGGTTTGGACTGGGAGTTAACATTACGGATATAAATAAAGATGGATTCAAAGATATTTATGTAACTAATGATTATGCAGCGGATGATATTCTATACATAAATAATGGCAATGGAACGTTTACAGATAAGGCTAAAGATTATTTTAAGCATACTAGTAATAGTGCAATGGGTAACGACATTGCTGATATCAATAACGATGGTTTAGCGGATGTTTTAGCCCTTGATATGATGCCAGAGGATAATTATCGTAAGAAGATGTTTGTATCCGCTACTAACCCTGATAGGTTTCGGGCTTCAGACCAGTTTGATTATACGTACCAGTATATGAGAAACACGCTTCAATTAAACAGTGGTAAGGATAGAGACTTTCAGGAAATTGGCTTATTCTCTGGTATTGCTGAAACAGATTGGAGCTGGACGCCCTCTTTAGCAGACTTTGATAATGATGGATTAAGGGATTTATTGGTAACTAATGGTTTCCCAAAAGATGTTACTGACAAGGACTTCGTGGCGTATAGGGCAGAATCTTCACAGCTAGCAAGTAAAGACTTTTTATTAAGTCAAATTCCGGAAGTGAGGATTAGTAATTATGCTTATAAAAATACAGATGGACTACGTTTTAAGGATGTGACAGATAGCTGGGGTTTGAAGATTCCTAGTTTCTCTAGTGGGGCGGCGTATGCTGATTTAGATAATGATGGAGACTTAGATTACGTGGTTAATAATACAAATGATATAGCCTTTGTATATAAAAATAGGACGCGTGAGCTGGATCCAGAAAGCTCTAATTTTGTTAATATAACTTTTAAAGGAAATGATAAAAACCCCAAAGGAGTAGGGGCTATGCTGATTGGGACGATTGACAATGAGGACGATTACTTTTTTGAATTAAACCCTTATCGCGGCTATAAATCTACTATAGCAGCGGAGTGTAATATAGGCTTAGGGACAAGGTCAGAAATAAAGAAATTAAGGGTGATTTGGCCAAACGGGAAGTCTCAGGTTTTAGATAATGTGAAAGCAAATCAATTTTTAGAATTAAACATAAAAGAAGCTACCGAAAATTTTGAGTGGAAGAGCGAAGTGAAACCTACAATATTAAATGAGGTGACAGGTTTTGATTATACACATCATGAATTTCCTTTCCTAGACTTTAACATTCAAAACTCAATGCCTTTTAGTTTGGCTCAAATGGGGCCTGGTATGGCTGTTGGCGATGTTAATGGAGATGGTTTAGAAGATGTGTTTGTAGGAGGTGCCAAGTTTAAGAAAGGAGTGTTTTTGATACAAACTAAGGATGGCTCATTTAATACTCAGGACTTATTACCAGCGATTGATACTACCCAAAAACGTTCTGAAGATACAGGTGTATTACTCTTTGATGCAGATGGTGATGGCGATAAAGACCTATATATAGTAAGTGGGGGAAATGAGGACTTTCCAAATGCTAATTCTTTTCAAGATAGGTTCTATGAAAATAGAGATGGTTTATTCATTGAATTGCCTTCGGCTTTACCACAGTTTACTATCAGTGGAGCATGTGCTAGAGCAGCAGATTATGATAATGATGGAGATTTAGATCTGTTTGTGTCGGGACGAAATTCACCGATGCAGTACCCTAAAGCTACGTCTAGTTTTATTTTGAGAAATGATTCGAAAAAAGGAAAACCTAAGTTCACTAATGTAACTAATGATGATGCACCAGGACTGATAGATATTGGGATGATTTGTGATGCTCTGTGGACAGATTATGATAATGATGGTGATGAAGACCTAATGGTAGCGGGTGATTTTATGGCTATTTCTTTTTTTAATAATGACAACGGTAAACTTAAAAAGGTAGAAAAAACGGGTATAGAAGACTATAGTGGGATTTGGAATAGTATAACGGCTGGAGATTTTGACCAGGATGGTGACATTGATTATGTTGTAGGAAACGTAGGTGAGAATGCTCTTTTCAAGGGGACTAAAGAAAAACCTGCAATGCTACTTTCTGGTGATTTTGATAATAACGATCGATATGATGTACTACCGTTCCTTTATTTTCCTGACGGAAATGGTGGAGAAGTATTAGCTCCATATAATGGAAAGGGAGATATAAGTAATCAGTATAATCCTTTTAGAAATAGGTTTACCACCTATAAGGAGTATTCAAAGGCTACTATAGATAATTTGTTAACGAAGGAGGAGATGGCGGTGGCTATTAAACATTATTTGAATCATAATGCAACCTCATATATTGAAAACTTAGGTGATGGTAAGTTTAGCCTTAAGAAAATGCCAGTAGAAGTTCAATTTGCTCCAGCTTATGGATTATTGACAGATGACTTTAATGAGGATGGCTTGTTAGATGTAATGGTGATAGGAAATAACTTTGGGAATGAATTATTGGTAGGTAAACTTGATGCTTCTAACGGGCTTCTATTACTGGGAGATGGTTTTGGAAACTTTAGCGTAGCAAAAAATAGTGGATTGAATATTCCGGGAGACGCAAGGGGCTTAGTGAAAATAATTGATGGTAAGAATCAAGAGCTGGTTTTAGCTTCGCAGAATAAATCTAAAGCCAAAATGTACCTTACTCCAAAGACAGGTAAGCTTTATAAATTAAAAGATACTGACAGGAGAGTTAGTTACGAGTTTAATGGAAAGAAGGTGTCTTTTGAAGTCTATTTTGGTTCTTCATTTTTGTCACAGTCTTCTAGAAATGTATTGATTCCAGAAAATGCCACAAATGTTAAAATTGAATAA